The proteins below come from a single Leptidea sinapis chromosome Z, ilLepSina1.1, whole genome shotgun sequence genomic window:
- the LOC126978995 gene encoding zinc finger BED domain-containing protein 4-like, with product MSPPTKSNVWDYFEPNKEDQDKADCKICKKSYSRKGRTTSSLKNHLKSMHSEEFSTFENISKEKKLQQMKSDANKVTTPLQESKKQLSLEEMVLKEKKWDVNNLNSKKIDKLIGEMIALQNLPFNFVEGLGFRRLMQELAPRYNFRGRNFFTDFVCKELYSKVAQKVKGLIENFDNMSFTSDIWSDPSSNASLLSLTCHGIAENFDRSSIILKCETFDGRHTGDIVAEKFSNMLSEWNIKKQQLHCLIRDEGSNMKRAARLAALNDIDCTVHKIQLAIRSCLGSQENIKILKQKCKRITTHFNHSTIAQKQLQSIQDRLNQPHLKVFQDCVTRWNSTFYMFERFSKIKDALSLYMNDNEIDPILPEEWKMIESFIQLLGPFEEATRELSSSSALISSVIPIIQMLEKKVDDYLYLTRSQEFDPIRQAVTTLKNELSTKFSSLGENNLYTIATYLDPRYKHKFFTPVTEEKIKDDILKMINIENDNFESVNTNAKRAKITDCMENETEQLGPGTSGFNKKPCLKNDLAMMLDSSSEDESQDEPENSSVEAVLKKDLKEVESTLTVVSC from the exons ATGTCACCACCGACCAAAAGTAATGTATGGGAttattttgaaccaaataaagaaGACCAGGATAAAGCTGAttgtaaaatatgcaaaaaaagCTACTCTCGCAAGGGCCGCACCACGTCGTCTTTAAAAAACCATCTTAAGTCGATGCACTCAGAAGAATTTTCTACATTTGAGAACAttagtaaagaaaaaaaattacaacagatGAAATCTGACGCAA ATAAAGTTACCACTCCTCTGCAAGAATCAAAGAAACAACTTTCATTAGAGGAAATGGTTCTAAAAGAAAAGAAGTGGGACGTCAATAACTtgaattctaaaaaaattgataaactcATTGGAGAAATGATTGCACTTCAAAATTTGCCGTTTAATTTTGTTGAAGGGCTAGGTTTTCGTAGACTGATGCAAGAATTAGCACCAAGATATAACTTTAGGGGACGCAATTTTTTTACAGATTTTGTATGCAAGGAATTATATAGCAAAGTGGCTCAAAAAGTTAAAGGATTAAtcgaaaattttgataacatgtCGTTTACGTCTGACATTTGGTCGGATCCTAGCTCAAACGCTTCTTTGCTTAGCCTGACTTGCCATGGAATTGCAGAAAACTTTGATAGATCATCGATAATATTGAAATGTGAGACATTTGACGGCCGTCACACTGGTGACATAGTTGCTGAAAAATTCAGTAACATGCTTTCTGAATGGaacattaaaaaacaacaactGCATTGCCTAATCAGAGATGAAGGGTCTAATATGAAACGAGCCGCGCGATTAGCAGCATTAAATGATATAGACTGTACTGTTCACAAGATACAACTGGCTATCCGTAGTTGTTTAGGTTCtcaagaaaacataaaaatactaaaacaaaaatgtaagagAATTACGACCCATTTCAATCACTCTACCATTGCCCAGAAACAACTGCAATCAATTCAGGACAGACTGAATCAACCGCACCTGAAAGTGTTTCAAGATTGTGTAACACGATGGAACAGTACATTCTACATGTTCGAGCGTTTTTCAAAGATAAAGGATGCTCTGAGCCTTTACatgaatgataatgaaattgacCCTATTCTACCAGAAGAATGGAAAATGATTGAAAGTTTCATTCAATTACTGGGACCTTTTGAGGAAGCAACACGGGAACTGAGCAGCTCTTCTGCTCTTATTTCATCTGTGATACCGATAATACAAATGCTTGAAAAAAAAGTTGatgactatttatatttaacaagatCGCAAGAGTTTGATCCGATTCGTCAGGCTGTAACGACTTTGAAAAACGAACTTTCTACAAAGTTTTCTAGCTTGggagaaaacaatttatataccaTCGCTACCTACTTAGATCCTCGCTATAAGCACAAATTTTTCACTCCGGTGACTGAAGAAAAGATTAAAGatgacattttaaaaatgataaatattgagAATGACAATTTTGAATCAGTTAATACCAATGCCAAAAGGGCTAAAATAACTGATTGCATGGAAAATGAAACAGAACAACTAGGACCAGGGACTTCAGGTTTCAACAAAAAGCCATGCTTAAAAAACGACCTGGCTATGATGTTAGATTCGTCGAGTGAAGACGAAAGTCAAGATGAGCCAGAAAATAGTAGCGTTGAAGctgtattaaaaaaaga